TAATATGGCGGCCAGTCTCTTTCTGGAGGGACTCAACTGCCTGGAGTCCTTTGTCTCTCCCCGTGCCTTGTCTTTTGCTATCCTGGGTCTCCACGCCTATATGGAGGTTTTTGGGGGAGATGCCAATGCCCGCAGGCTTCGGCAGAACCTGTCGGAGAAGCTCTTTGCCCTCTTTGCTGAATGTTCTTCAAAGGATTGGCCCTGGTGCGAGGAGATCGTAACCTATGCCAATGGAAAGATACCTCATGCGCTCATTCTTTCCGGGCAATGGATACCCGACCCTGAAATGCACAAGGCGGGACTGACCGCCCTTGAATGGTTGCTGGAAAAACAGACTGCCCCTGAGGAGCATCTCTCTATCATCGGAAATTCCGACTGGCTGAATCGCGACGGGAGGTCAGCCATATTCGACCAGCAGCCCATAGAAGTCATGTGTCTCATAGAGGCCTGTGCCGAAGCCTTTCGCTCAACGGCAGACAGGAAGTGGATGTTAGAGGCAAAAAGATGCCTGGGCTGGTTCCTGGGCTGGAACGACCTTGGCGAGCAGGTCTGCGTTCTTGAAACAGGCGGCTGCTTTGACGGCATTGAGGCTATTGGTGTAAACGCCAACCAGGGGGCCGAGTCCACCCTCTCCTGGCTCATATCTCTCCTCACCATGTACGAGATAATGGTCGATGGTGTGCTGGTGGAAAGGTAGGTGTTTCCAGGGCGCTTTTTATCTTCGTTGTCAGCAATTGATTATAAGGGCTGATGCCGTTGCGGCAATTTACTTGACATGTTGGCCGGGCCCGGGAGTTTACCTCCCAGGCTGTTGTTTTACTTTTTTATAACACTACTTCTACCGGTCTCGTATTTATAGTAAGTAAGGCCATAGCCACAACTTGATTTGACGTGACCCTTAACAGGAGACTGGTGACAACCGTTAGCTCTGTCAGGGGAATATGATTTCAACTTCCTCGCTGGATATCTGTTTTACCTTCAGTTCCGTATGAAAGAGCTCTCCCACACCCTTCAGGGCGCCCACAAAGATAGCGATTAGCCCTCTTTTGGAAATATATTTCATAATGAGCGTGCTGGAATCCTTCCACTTGTATTCAAACATGGGAGGCTGCGCATTGGGCACCATATTCGTAACCTGTTTGTGTATAATATTCAATTTCAGAATGAGGTCCTTTGCGTTCGTTATGCCCCGGTAATAGGACTTGTAGAGTTTGGGCACATAATGGGTTACCCAGTATTTGCCGAAGGTCTCGGCCGCCTGTTGCGGAGGAAGGTTCAAAACCTCGCAAAGAGATTTGAAGGTCATCATTACTGCCGCCTCTTCAACATCGTGGGTTATTGAAAAGGTTGTATTTTTGTCCAGTCCCACCTTTTCAAGTATGGCTTCCCACTTATCCTTGCCGAAATTGTCGGAAACCATATCTTTCATGGCATTTACAATAACACCTTTCATTTTTCTTTCCCTTTCTTATTAAAGTTCGCCCAGTTCCAATAGCGCTTCCATGAACCTGGGCTCGTATTTTTTCATCATCAACCGGCCCATACCGATATTGGCCTTCCTTGTGAGAAGCAGTTGGTGATAGTGATTTTCTCCGAGAAGTCTAAGGAGAATATAGATTTTATCGCAAGTGATCAAAATATCCTCCGCTTCTCCAAAAATATCGACTCCTCCCAGAAGCTCCGCTGCCTGCGACTGGCTGTTTATTACCTGGGCATAAGCTGCCGAGGCGGCAGATGAATCAATATTCGGGTCGCTTGATATGCCTCCGATCGACATACCGTCTCCCAGTCTCACAATATCAGTGGCTAAAAAATCCGGTATATCCATTTTAAAATTCTCAATGATTTCTTCCAGTACAGCCATTGTAATACCTCCTTTGTCAGGATTTCCATTTTCCTGTTTATTTTCTAAACTTTGGGCGCGCTTTTTTTCTTTCTCCGCTTGTTGCTTTTCATCTTTGATTCTCATTGTTTCCATCAGTATGTAGCTCAGGGAGGAGTTTATCTGTCTCCTTTTTTTGCAGATGCCTTCAATCTCCACCTCCGATTTGTCCCAGGATATGATGGTAATTGCTGCCTCTTCACCGTTTACCCCCCCTGCTTCGGCATCCATTAATTCACCATTTGACAGGTAGAGGTAACCTGTCAATTTATTGCACATTACTTTGAGAGTGCAGGTCTTTTTCTCCATTTCCACCATCTGAAGAAGGGTCGGAAGGGTAATGCCTTGAATATACCCCTTTGTGGCTGCCTTCATCCCTTCCAGTATACTTTCGGCCAGCAAGTCGATATCGAGTGGTTTCTCAAGGTATTGAAAGACTCCCGTGCTTTGAAGCTGGTCTTCGATCTCCGGTGTTCCGAATGCCGTCATGGCAATGATGGGAATAGAGGGGTAGTTGCTGTTCATGTAGACAAGAAGTTCCAAACCGTCCATTTTTGGCATTTTCAGGTCCGTCACTAAAAGTCCAATGTGGTTGGATTCAAGGATTTTTACAGCTTCATTTCCGTTTTCGGCGAGAAGCACATTGAACTTGTCGGGGTAGCCTTTGGCGAGGCCGTCTGAAAGGCTCATAAGAAATGGCTTTTCGTCGTCAACGATCAATACGTTTTTATCGGGCTTTGTCATAAAGTGATTCTTGCAGCAAGTAGCATGCCAAAATTGTCACAAATTGAAAATGCCTTTAAATCCGCCTGTTATAAAAGTTGGAAGGCGTTATGTAAGGGGCAGGGTGTTCATTTTGAACCATTCATTTTGACATGTCTGTCATTTTGAACGGGCGGGCAGAAGATTGTAACGGTGGACTTTTCGTTTCAGAGTGGAAAGGGAGATGCCAAGGGCCCGGGCCGTCCGGGTATAGTTGCTGGCATGGTGGTCCATCATACGGCGGATATGGTCCTTTTCGACTTTTTCAAGGGTGTCGAGACGGTTTATCTCCTCTGCATTTGTATTGTTAAGTGAGGGGGCTTCCCTCTCCATCAACAGTTTAGAAGGCTCGATAAATGTGTCTCTGCTGAGGATTACGGAGCGTTCCAGGATATTCCTGAGTTCTCTTACATTGCCGGGCCAGGGGTAATGGACCAGTTTTTTTAGCTCTCCCTCAGGGAGCCGGATATCCCTCGTTCCTCCGATCCTCTTTATCCAGAAATTGCAAAGTTCCGGAATGTCTTCCCTTCTTTCCCGTAAAGGCGGAATGTGTACGCGGATCACATTGAGACGATAGTAGAGGTCCTCCCTGAAAGTTTTTTCCTCAATGGACTTGTCGATATCGATGTTCGTTGACGCGATAATGCGTACATCGACCGGTTTCTCACTGTCGCCGCCAAGCCTTCGTATCTTTTTATCTTCCAGGACACTGAGAAGCTTTGGCTGAAGGGAAAGGGGCATGCAGCCGATTTCATCGAGGTAAAGGGTGCCGCCGTCAGCCATTTCGAAGATGCCTTTTTTGTCGGACAGGGCGCCTGTAAAGGCTCCCTTCGTATGGCCGAAGAGCTCGGATTCAATAAGGTTTTCAGGAATGGCGGAACAGTTAATGCTGATAAAGGCATTTTTACGGACACTGCTTTTGTAATGAACAAATTTTGCAAGCAGACTTTTGCCCGTTCCCGTTTCCCCTGTAATCAGCACAGGGGCTTCGCTTGAGGCCGCCAGTTCCGCCAATTGCAGGGTCCCACCGAGACTACCCGCCAGAATGGTTTCTTCGCTGTCCTTTTTAACGGTATAGCTCTGTATCTGTTCTATTTTTTCGAGATACTGAATCTTGAAGGATCTTTCTATTGCAATATCCAGTTCTGCAAGCTCAAAGGGTTTGGAAAGGTAGTCATGTGCACCCATCTTAATGGCGTTGAGGGCATTTTCAAAGTTGGGGTAGGCAGTGACAAAGATTATCTTGGTCTGGTCGTTGTGCTTCAGGATGGCCGGACAAAGGGTATGGCCTTCGGCATCGGGCAGTCTTTGATCTAAAAGGACGAGGCTGATTTTTCTGCCTGAACAGATTTTCAGGCCATCTTCAGCCGTATGCGCCGTGAAAACCTCTACATCGACGCTGGAGAAATGATCTTTAAGGGCGCTGCAGAAAATCCTGTCATCGTCTATAAGGAGGACGACCTTTTTAGGGTTCTTTTCTTTCAAGGCGTTTTTCTCTAAGAATATCTATTTTAACGGAGGTTCCCTCCTTTTCGGCGCTTTCTATCTCAATACTGCCCTGCATTTTTGTAAGGAGATTTTTTGTTATTACCAGTCCCAGGCCGGTGCCGTTGGGTTTGGAAGTATAAAAGGGCTTGAAAAGGTTCCCCTTCTCCGTGTCTCCCATTCCACAGCCATTGTCCTTAATCGTTATGGATACATAGTCGGTTCCCGTATTTTCTGCGCTTATGGTAATTTCCGGGTCCTTTGCTTCCTTCAGGGCATCGGAGGCATTGGTAATGACATTCAGCATAACCTGCTGAAGCGCTCTCTGGTCGGTGCGGATATATTTGACTTCGGGAGAGATGAGCGTTTTAATATTAATGCCATTTTCCTCGAAGTCCTTTACGGCAAGAGACAGCAGGCTGTTTATAAAAGAAGGCAGATTCACACGCTGGATAACGGGATTCTCAAACATGTTAAAATTTTTCAGTGTTTTAAGAAGGTACTCAATCCTCGCTGTTTCCATTAAAGCCCTGTCGATGTATTCCAGAACAGTGGCCTGGGGGAAGGTTTCCAGATTTTTTTTAAGAACACTGAGCGTCATTTTAATGGAGTTAATGGGATTACCGATCTCGTGCCTTATCCCGGAAAAGATGTAGCCCGTATTTTCCATGGTATTGACTGCTTCGGCAATAGACTCGAGCATCATCTTTTCAGTAATATCCCTTAAGAATACCAGTACCGATTCACGGTTAATATGATAAATGGTATAGCAAAAATGCTTGTTGCTCATTTGGAGCGTTTTTGAAATGCAGCCACCCTTATCTGCCGATTCCTTTTCACCGATGCCGGAGAGGAAATGATCGCTCATGACTTCGTAATCATAAGGTTTAAGCGGGGTGTTTTTCAGAATTTCCGTAATGGAATTGCTCAGGAAAGATACGGATTTTCTCTCCCTGTCGAGAACAATGATGCCGACTCTGGGACAGGCCGTATTGGATGCAATGCATCCCGTGCCGTCTGTATAATGTGAACACTCAACGAGATTAAAATATTGGGTATAGTCAATCATTGTTTACGTAAATTTACAGGCAAGAAAAAAACATCTGACAAGGCAAAGTATCACGATAGTGCAAAAAAATCAATAGGCGAAGCGGCTGCCGGCGTCTCCCCATTGATTTCAATTCCCCTCCTGTTGTTTCCCGGCGCAATAATGAAAGGCGCCGCTGAAAATAACTCAGGCTGTTCCAAACTTTTTTTCTATTTTAATTCCGATGGATTTTAGAAACTCGTTGGGAAGTTCCCCACCGGCAAAAATATAAACGTAATCATTTTTTATAAAACCGGTTTTTTCCCCTTCAGAAATTTTAACGTCCTTTTCTCTTATCTCTTTAACATTGGAATTAAATATGACTTTAAGCGCTTCTTTTGCTATTGCGCTATCGAGACGGGTCTTGTTCCCCGCTTTGATCCGGCCGAAAGCCTCTTTCCTGTAGGATAAAATAACCCTGTTCGCCCCCTGGCCGGCAAGGGCCATCGCTGCCTCAACAGCGCTATCTCCCCCGCCGACAACAAGAATATCCTCATCTTGATGTTGTTCAGGGTCGAGCAGCCTGTAGGCAACCTTTGGAAGCGCTTCTCCGGGCACACCCAGTTTTCTTGGTGTGCCCCGCCTGCCGATAGCGAGAATAACCTTTTTTGCCCTGTATTCCCCTTTACTGGTTTTAATCGTATAAGAGCCGTTTTTATGAGGTGACAGAGCTAACATTTTTTCATTTGTATTTATTTTAAGGCCTGTTTGACTAATGATCTTCATCCATAAATCAAGGAGCGCTTCTTTCGTTGTTTCTCTTAATTTCACTTTTCCATAGAGTGGTATTTCCACGGGAGAGGTCATGACGATTTTATGTCTGGGGTAATTAAAGACCGTGCCCCCGATCTCACTTTGATCAATGGTTAAAAAGTTCAGTTTATGCTTTAGCGCCGACAAGGATGCTCCAATGCCGGCGGGACCTGCGCCAATGATAATCAGATCATAAGTGTTCTCCTCTTTTATTTCTTCACTTTTGAGAGCGCAGGCAATATATTCGACGGCCTCCCGGCCCTGGGTGATTGCATTTTTTATGAGCCCCATTCCCCCTAACTCTCCGGCAATGTAAACGCCTTTTACATTGGTTTCAAAGTCAGGCGTTACATAAGGAATTTCTACGCCTCTTGTTTCTGTCCCAAAAACAAGGGTTATAGCGTCGACAGGGCAGGCGGCGGCACAGGCGCCATGGCCGACGCAGTGAGAGGCGTTGATCAGTTTCCCCTTACCTCTGGAAATGCCGAGAATATCTTTTTCCGGGCAGGCTTTAACGCAGGCGCCGCTGCCGATACATTTTGCCGGATCAATGGCGGGGTGAAGAGAGACGGGCTCGTGAAATCCAAATTCCTTTGCTCTCGTTATTTTCTTTTCAGTATGCCCTGATTTTTTTCCTTTAACCAGAACATAGATTCCAATAGCCAAAGATATAACAACTAAAGATATAATTTTTGATAACATTTAAATTATTCCTCACCCAAAATTTTTCGGTTTATAGAATAGATATTGTTAAACTTTAATTAACGGAAAGAGCGCGCTCATATATTCATTTGCTCCCATCTGCAAAAAAGCCCGTAACCGTTGCAGGTCCGGGCTCCCGGATTTTTCTTCAAAATTCCCCCTCTCCTTAAGCATCCCTAACTTTATTATTTTTATACCCTAATTATTTTGCTTTGTAAATGGTTTTGCACCCTTTTCCGACTTTACTCTCAGGCACCATCAGGGAGCATAAAGGATGCCTCTTCTCCTCTGAAAAAACCTTGCCACCTCTTCCTCATTATGCAAAACTTTTAGAGAGGTATTTCTATTCCATGTATAAAAGTATTCTTTATTTCTCATTTATCGTTTTTGCATTTCTTTTTGCAGCAGATAATCTCGATGCCAAAAAGACTTATAAATACAAAGACGAAAATGGCCTTTGGCATTTCACCGACAGGCCGCCTGCTACCGATCAGCCGGTTGAAGTGGAACAGGTTTATGTCAGTGGGAATGAAAAGAAGGT
The window above is part of the Deltaproteobacteria bacterium genome. Proteins encoded here:
- a CDS encoding heme NO-binding domain-containing protein — encoded protein: MKGVIVNAMKDMVSDNFGKDKWEAILEKVGLDKNTTFSITHDVEEAAVMMTFKSLCEVLNLPPQQAAETFGKYWVTHYVPKLYKSYYRGITNAKDLILKLNIIHKQVTNMVPNAQPPMFEYKWKDSSTLIMKYISKRGLIAIFVGALKGVGELFHTELKVKQISSEEVEIIFP
- a CDS encoding response regulator, which produces MTKPDKNVLIVDDEKPFLMSLSDGLAKGYPDKFNVLLAENGNEAVKILESNHIGLLVTDLKMPKMDGLELLVYMNSNYPSIPIIAMTAFGTPEIEDQLQSTGVFQYLEKPLDIDLLAESILEGMKAATKGYIQGITLPTLLQMVEMEKKTCTLKVMCNKLTGYLYLSNGELMDAEAGGVNGEEAAITIISWDKSEVEIEGICKKRRQINSSLSYILMETMRIKDEKQQAEKEKKRAQSLENKQENGNPDKGGITMAVLEEIIENFKMDIPDFLATDIVRLGDGMSIGGISSDPNIDSSAASAAYAQVINSQSQAAELLGGVDIFGEAEDILITCDKIYILLRLLGENHYHQLLLTRKANIGMGRLMMKKYEPRFMEALLELGEL
- a CDS encoding sigma-54 dependent transcriptional regulator translates to MKEKNPKKVVLLIDDDRIFCSALKDHFSSVDVEVFTAHTAEDGLKICSGRKISLVLLDQRLPDAEGHTLCPAILKHNDQTKIIFVTAYPNFENALNAIKMGAHDYLSKPFELAELDIAIERSFKIQYLEKIEQIQSYTVKKDSEETILAGSLGGTLQLAELAASSEAPVLITGETGTGKSLLAKFVHYKSSVRKNAFISINCSAIPENLIESELFGHTKGAFTGALSDKKGIFEMADGGTLYLDEIGCMPLSLQPKLLSVLEDKKIRRLGGDSEKPVDVRIIASTNIDIDKSIEEKTFREDLYYRLNVIRVHIPPLRERREDIPELCNFWIKRIGGTRDIRLPEGELKKLVHYPWPGNVRELRNILERSVILSRDTFIEPSKLLMEREAPSLNNTNAEEINRLDTLEKVEKDHIRRMMDHHASNYTRTARALGISLSTLKRKVHRYNLLPARSK
- a CDS encoding HAMP domain-containing histidine kinase, yielding MIDYTQYFNLVECSHYTDGTGCIASNTACPRVGIIVLDRERKSVSFLSNSITEILKNTPLKPYDYEVMSDHFLSGIGEKESADKGGCISKTLQMSNKHFCYTIYHINRESVLVFLRDITEKMMLESIAEAVNTMENTGYIFSGIRHEIGNPINSIKMTLSVLKKNLETFPQATVLEYIDRALMETARIEYLLKTLKNFNMFENPVIQRVNLPSFINSLLSLAVKDFEENGINIKTLISPEVKYIRTDQRALQQVMLNVITNASDALKEAKDPEITISAENTGTDYVSITIKDNGCGMGDTEKGNLFKPFYTSKPNGTGLGLVITKNLLTKMQGSIEIESAEKEGTSVKIDILREKRLERKEP
- a CDS encoding NAD(P)-binding domain-containing protein, whose translation is MLSKIISLVVISLAIGIYVLVKGKKSGHTEKKITRAKEFGFHEPVSLHPAIDPAKCIGSGACVKACPEKDILGISRGKGKLINASHCVGHGACAAACPVDAITLVFGTETRGVEIPYVTPDFETNVKGVYIAGELGGMGLIKNAITQGREAVEYIACALKSEEIKEENTYDLIIIGAGPAGIGASLSALKHKLNFLTIDQSEIGGTVFNYPRHKIVMTSPVEIPLYGKVKLRETTKEALLDLWMKIISQTGLKINTNEKMLALSPHKNGSYTIKTSKGEYRAKKVILAIGRRGTPRKLGVPGEALPKVAYRLLDPEQHQDEDILVVGGGDSAVEAAMALAGQGANRVILSYRKEAFGRIKAGNKTRLDSAIAKEALKVIFNSNVKEIREKDVKISEGEKTGFIKNDYVYIFAGGELPNEFLKSIGIKIEKKFGTA